The genomic region GCTGCTGGCCGATCCGGCCGCCCCGCTGCACGTGGAGCTGGTGGCCAGGCGCTCGGTGGACGCGCAGCTGCGGGCCGAGCGGGACGCGGCGCTGTCCCGGCTGGAGCGGCTGGAGGCCGAGCTGGCCAGGGTGCGCGCCGAGCTGGCCGAGGCCAGGGGCGCGGCCGAGCAGGTCCGGCAGGAGGGCGAGGCCGAGCTGGACCGGCTGCGCAAGCGCCTGCGCGAGCAGGGCGTGAAGCTGCGCCAGGCCAAGGACGAGGCCGAGGCGGCCCGGTCCGCGCTGAGCAAGGGCCACGGCGAGACCGAGGCGGTGGTCGCCGCGGTCACCGCCGAACGGGACAAGGAACGGGAGCGGGCCGAGGTGGAGCGGCTCAAGGCCGCCCGCGCCCAGGCCGAGGCCGAGGTGGCCAGGCAGTCCGCCCGCGAGGCCAGGCAGGCCGACGAGGTCCGGCTGGGCCTGCTGGTGGACACCCTGGCCGGCGCGGTCACCGGGCTGCGCAGGGAGCTGGCCCTCGGCGGCAGCGGCCCCCGGCCCGCGGACACCGTGCGCGGGGCCACCCCGGCCGCCGGCGCGGTCGGCCGGGTGCAGGACCCGGCCGCGCTGGACCGGCTGCTCGCGCTGCCCACCGTGCACCTGGTGGTGGACGGCTACAACGTGACCAAGACCGGCTATCCCGAGCTGACCCTCTCCGAGCAACGGGACCGGCTGGTGCACCAGCTCGCGGTGCTGGCCGCGCGCACCGGGGCCGAGGTCACCCTGGTCTTCGACGGCGCGGGCGTGGTCGCGGTGCCCGCCTCCGTGCCGCGCGGGGTGCGGGTGCTCTTCAGCGACCCCGGGGTGCTGGCCGACGACGTGATCAGGGCGCTGGTCACCGCCGAGCCGGAAGGCCGCCCGGTGGTGGTGGTGACCTCCGACCGCGCGGTGGCCGACTCGGTGCGCAGGCGCGGCGCGCACCCGGTGCCCTCGGCCGTGCTGCTGGCCAGGCTGGGCCGGGTGTGAGTCCACCCATACCCGCTATACGTGTGGCGCTCGTCACTTTTCCCGGGTGAACCATCGTGCAACCAGGAACGGTCCGTGTCGGTGCGTGGCCGGAGTTGATCTCCGGAGAGGGGGAACACCGCAGGTCGCGCCGAATATGGTGAGCGACTACACAGCGCTGTTGTATCGCTGGGTAACTACTCCGATCGGGCGGCTGGGTCACGGCCAAACATCGGCCTACCCCCGGCGGTGGACTGCGGGCCTCACTACTCGTAACCTGTCCGAGATCTCGCGGCGGACCGTCGTCCAACCGAGGACGACACCGCGAGTCACCGCCGAATCGGCCTGTCGGGGGGCCGAACCGGGGACCCAGGCAGTTGGGGTGAATCGGGCGGGCCTTGATCGAAGGCGCCGCGCGTAGGGCGACTTCGGGCCCGAACCCGTCAGCTAACCCGGTAAGCGGTAGCGAGCACGAAGGAGTAGTACGCCACGTGGCGTCGCATCGACTCAAGCGCACGATGCGCGGGGCCCTCGCGGCCTCAGCAGTGGTCGTAGCTGTAGGCATCGCGCCGACGACCCCCGCGCTGGCCGACCCGGAACTGCCCGCCAACGCCTCCGAGGCGATGAAGCAGCTCCAGGAACTGGCCAAGGAGACCGAGAAGCTCGCGGAATCCCTGCACGAGGCCCAGGACGACCTGGACAAGAAGAACGCGGACCTGGCCAAGGCCAACAAGGAGGCCGAGGACGCCAGCAAGCTGGGCGCCCAGGCTCGCGAGCAGGAGCAGGCACTCCGCCAGGACGTCGACAAGGTCGCCGCCGCCGACTTCGAGGGCGCCCGGCTGAGCCAGGTCGAAGCGCTGATGACCTCGTCGTCGCCGCAGGTGTTCCTGGAGAAGATGTACGTGCTGGACCTGATCGCGGGCGACAACAAGGACGCGATCGACAAGCTGCACGCGACCATCAAGCAGGCCGAGGACGCGGCCAAGCGGGCGGTGGACGCCAAGGACCGCGCGCAGAAGGCCACCGACGAGGCCCAGCGGATCAAGGCCGAGCTGGACAAGCGCGACGCCGAGCTGAAGAGCCGCACGTCCAAGGTGAAGGCGCAGTACGACAAGCTCACCGCGGACGAGAAGAAGAAGCTCAAGGGGCCCGAGGACAACTCGGTCATCGACATCCCCGGCAACAGCGGCATCGCGGGCGCGGCGCTGCAGAAGGCGCTGAGCAAGCGCGGCTCGCCCTACGTCTACGGCGACGAGGGTCCGAGCACCTTCGACTGCTCCGGCCTGGTCTACTGGGCGTACCAGCAGGTCGGCATGACGCTGCCGCGGTCGAGCTCGCAGCAGGCCCGGATCGGCACCGCGGTGCCGCTCAACGCGATCCAGGCGGGCGACCTGGTGGCCTACAAGGGCCACATCGGCATCTCGGTCGGCAACGGCAAGATGGTGCACGCGCCCACCACCGGTGACGTGGTCAAGATCGCCCCGCTGCAGAGCGGGATCATCGCGGTCCGCCGGGTCGGGGTCGGGTCCTGACCCAGACGGGTAGATAAGTCTGTTTTTCCGCGGGGCCGTCACCGATCGGGTGTCGGCCCCGCGGCCATTCCCGTCCTAGGATGCAGCTGTGTCCGGGGTTGGCCGGTACAGGAGTTGGCTGGTCGCCGCGGTGGCCGCCGTGCTGCTTGCTGGGCTGGCCGTGGTCGCCACCCCGCAGGCCAGGGACGTCGTCGGCCCCGGGCCTCAGGTCACCACCCTGGACGCGGCGGGCCGCCCGGTTCCCCCAGAGGCGCCCGCCACCTCGGCGGAGGCCCCGCGCGCGGCCGCGGTGGCCGAGCTGCTGCGCCGCCGGGCCGAGGCGGTGCTGCGCAGGGACGAGGCCACCTTCCTGGCCACCCTCGACCCCAACGCCGACTCCGCCTTCGGCACCGCCCAGCGCAACCTGTTCGTCAACCTGGCCGGGGTGCCGCTGAGCAGCTGGCGCTACCAGGTCGAGCCGGCCGAGGCGCTGGGCACCTCGGGGCTGACCTCCTACGCCCCCGACGCCGACGAGCTGTACTCGCCAAGGGTCGAGCTGAGCTACGCCATCGGCGGCGGCGACGCGGTGGCCACCAGCAGGCCGATGGGCTACCTGTTCGCCCGCTACGGCGACAGCTGGTACCTGACCTCGGACTCGGCGCTGGAGGCCCAGGGCCGCCGGACCTGGCGCGGGCCGTGGGACTTCGGGCCCTGCCAGGTGCTGACCACCAACTCCGGCATCGTGCTCGGCCACCGCGCCAACCAGGCGCTGGCCCAGCGGGTGGCCAAGGAGCTGGACGCGGCGGTGCGCGCGGTCAGCGAGGTGTGGGGCCGGGAGTGGTCGCAGCGGGTGGTCGTGGTGCTGCCGGAGACCACCAGGGAGCTGCAGGCCACGGTCGGCTCGGAGTTCGCGGTGGACTCCATCGCCGCGGTCGCCCTGGCCGACCGGGTGGACCACGAGCAGCAGCTGGTCGAGGGCGCCCGGATCGTGTTCAACCCCAAGACCGCCACCCGCCTGTCGGCCAGCGCGCTGCGGGTGGTGCTGCGGCACGAGATCACCCACGTGGCCGCCCGCGCCGCCACCGTGGACGGCGCGCCGATGTGGCTGCTGGAGGGCTTCGCCGACTACGTGGGCTACCGCGGCTCCGGCATCGCCCCCACCGAGGCCGCCCCCGACCTGACCCGCCGGGTGCGCGCCCAGGACGGCGTGCTGGACCTGCCCGCTGACACCGACTTCCGCTCCGGCGGCCAGCGCCTGGACGTGGCCTACCAGTCCTCGTGGTCGCTGTCGGCGCACATCGCCGAGCGCTACGGCGAGGCCACGCTGGTGGAGCTGTACCGGCGGCTGGCCAGGGCGGGCCAGACCGACACCGCGGGACAGGACCGGATACTGCGCGAAGTGCTCGGCGTGGACCGCGCGAAACTCCTCATCGGCTGGCGAGAGTTCCTGCGCAAGACATACGGCTAAGGTTCGCCCCGTGCGCCGCACCTTGCTGGTCACCAACGACTTCCCGCCCCGTCCCGGTGGCATCCCGGCGTACCTGCACTCGCTGGCCACCGCGCTGCCC from Crossiella sp. CA-258035 harbors:
- a CDS encoding NYN domain-containing protein — its product is MDGAPPSEPEVDFDTLPEAVRVRLAELSAEALGTMPQLDIPQPLRPVARFAPAKRARLGAGPLLAALRDSAVFRNAVVQWCREHRPSTLELAPGDPVATAAAAVLLADPAAPLHVELVARRSVDAQLRAERDAALSRLERLEAELARVRAELAEARGAAEQVRQEGEAELDRLRKRLREQGVKLRQAKDEAEAARSALSKGHGETEAVVAAVTAERDKERERAEVERLKAARAQAEAEVARQSAREARQADEVRLGLLVDTLAGAVTGLRRELALGGSGPRPADTVRGATPAAGAVGRVQDPAALDRLLALPTVHLVVDGYNVTKTGYPELTLSEQRDRLVHQLAVLAARTGAEVTLVFDGAGVVAVPASVPRGVRVLFSDPGVLADDVIRALVTAEPEGRPVVVVTSDRAVADSVRRRGAHPVPSAVLLARLGRV
- a CDS encoding C40 family peptidase; amino-acid sequence: MASHRLKRTMRGALAASAVVVAVGIAPTTPALADPELPANASEAMKQLQELAKETEKLAESLHEAQDDLDKKNADLAKANKEAEDASKLGAQAREQEQALRQDVDKVAAADFEGARLSQVEALMTSSSPQVFLEKMYVLDLIAGDNKDAIDKLHATIKQAEDAAKRAVDAKDRAQKATDEAQRIKAELDKRDAELKSRTSKVKAQYDKLTADEKKKLKGPEDNSVIDIPGNSGIAGAALQKALSKRGSPYVYGDEGPSTFDCSGLVYWAYQQVGMTLPRSSSQQARIGTAVPLNAIQAGDLVAYKGHIGISVGNGKMVHAPTTGDVVKIAPLQSGIIAVRRVGVGS
- a CDS encoding basic secretory protein-like protein produces the protein MSGVGRYRSWLVAAVAAVLLAGLAVVATPQARDVVGPGPQVTTLDAAGRPVPPEAPATSAEAPRAAAVAELLRRRAEAVLRRDEATFLATLDPNADSAFGTAQRNLFVNLAGVPLSSWRYQVEPAEALGTSGLTSYAPDADELYSPRVELSYAIGGGDAVATSRPMGYLFARYGDSWYLTSDSALEAQGRRTWRGPWDFGPCQVLTTNSGIVLGHRANQALAQRVAKELDAAVRAVSEVWGREWSQRVVVVLPETTRELQATVGSEFAVDSIAAVALADRVDHEQQLVEGARIVFNPKTATRLSASALRVVLRHEITHVAARAATVDGAPMWLLEGFADYVGYRGSGIAPTEAAPDLTRRVRAQDGVLDLPADTDFRSGGQRLDVAYQSSWSLSAHIAERYGEATLVELYRRLARAGQTDTAGQDRILREVLGVDRAKLLIGWREFLRKTYG